The Dioscorea cayenensis subsp. rotundata cultivar TDr96_F1 chromosome 11, TDr96_F1_v2_PseudoChromosome.rev07_lg8_w22 25.fasta, whole genome shotgun sequence genomic interval CAGAATCCAGTTCAGCATGATCAAACAAAACACATTGAAATAGATCGGCATTTTGTGAAAGAAAACTTGGAAGCAGGAGTTATTTGTATTCCCTTTGTTGCATCTGAAGACCAAACTGCAGACATTCTAACCAAGGGGTTGTTCAAGTCCTCATTTGACTTGCTTGTAAGCAAGTTGGGCATGTATGATATATATGCACCAACTTAAGGGGAGTGTAGAAAAGTCAAAGATATGTAAATAATTAGTCACGATTGTATAGCAATAATTAGGAATTAGTTTccttatttttagtaattagATCTTATTTTCTAGGATCTAATTTTTAGTAATCAGATCCTATTTTCTaggatttgattttttgtatgtAATCTTTTTCTCCTATATAAGACCTATTTGGTCTATCAATGAAATTAAGAAGGGCATAATCCTTTTCTCAAAAACTACACAATGCTTCATAAGGAGCCATCTGAATACTTGCCTGATAActgttattataagaaaactctATCAAAGGCAAGTGTCAATCCCAGGAAGCCCCAAAATCAAGAATACAAGCCCGAAGCATATCCTCCAGAATCTGAATTGTTCTCTCGGATTGCCCATCAGTTTGCGGATGAAAAGCCATGCTGAACGTCAATTTGGTTCCCAAGGCCTTATGTAGACTCCTCCAGAAATGTGCCACGAACCGAGTATCTCGATCAGACACAATAGTAACAGGAACACCATGAAGCCTCACCACCTGATCAATGTACAATTCAGCTAACTTCTCTAAAGTCATGCCAGTCTTCACAGCTAAGAAATGTGCAGACTTGGTCAGCCTGTCTACCACCACCCAAACACTGTCGAAGCCTTTACTGGTTCGAGGAAACCTAGACACAAAATCCATAGCAATGTTCTCCCACTTTCACTCAGGAATGGGAAGAGGGTGCAGAAGTCCCGCTGGCCTCTGATGCTCCACAATGACCTGTTGACAAGTCAAGCACTGTGCCACGAACTGTGCAACATCTCTCTTCATGTTGTTCCACCAAAAGATACTCTTCAAATCTTTGTACATTTTGGTACTTCCGGGATGCACTGAGTAGCTGGTATAATGAGCTTCTTCCATGATttcctttttcaattttaaattatctggAACACAAATCCGATCCCTGAATCTTACTGAGCCATCTTCATGAATTCTAAACTGAACTTGGGTGCCCCTTTCCACTTCTTGACGAATCTTCTGCAAATAACCATCTGCTTCTTGTGTTGCTTTAATCCTCTCAAAAAGAGTGGGTCTCACCACTAAACTTGCCAAATACACGTCGATACCCTTTAACACCACTTGTAGCTCCATTCGTCTCAAATCCTCCAAGATAGGCTTCTGGGAGGTGATTAATGTAGCAACACTGCTGAAAGATTTCCTACTAAGGGCATTAGCTACCACATTTGCCTTTCCAGGATGATAGCTGATGGTCAAATCATAGTATTTCAGTAACTCCAACCATCTCCTCTGCCTCATATTCAACTCCTTCTTTGGGAAAATGTATTTAAGGCTCTTATGATCTGTAAACACCTCACAAGTCTCCCCATACAaataatgcctccaaatctttAGAGCGAAAATCACAGCAGCTAACTCTAGGTCATGAGTGGGATAGTTCACCTCAAATGGCTTCAACTGTCTAGAAGCATAGGCCACCACATGACCATTCTGCATCAATACACACCCAAGACCAGTTTTACAAGCATCGCTATAAATGGTAAACCCTTCACCAGGAGATGGAAGTGTGAGAATAGGTGCAGATACTAATCGGTGTTTCAACTCTTGGAAACTTTGTTAACACTGATCTGACCACTGAAAACCTGCTCCTTTCCTAGTGAGTTTGGTCAAAGGTGCCGCCAACACTGAAAACTCTTCCACAAACCGCATATAATAACCAGCTAGCCCCAGGAAACTGCGAATCTCTGCCACATTAGTAGGTCTCTTCCACTCAACAACAGCTTCTATCTTCTTAGGATCAACAGAAATCCCATCCTTAGTTACCACATAACCAAGGAAAGCTACCCTTTCCAACCAGAActcacacttagagaattttgcaAACAGTTTCTTCTCTCTTAAGATGCCTAGCACAATCCTCAAATGCTCCTCATGCTCTTCCTGACTCTTTGAATACAccagaatatcatcaataaacaccaCCACGAACCTATCCAAGAAAGGTTTAAATGTTCTATTCATCAGATCCATAAAAACTGCCGGGGCATTCgtcaacccgaaaggcattacaAGAAACTCATAATGCCCATAACGAGTCCGAAATGCAGACTTTGACACATCCCCTGCCTTGATCTTCAGCTGGTGATATCCTGACCTGAgatcaatttttgaaaacacCTGAGAACCCTGCAATTGATCAAAAAGGTCATCGATCAGAGGTAAAGGATATCGATTCTTTACTGTCACCTTGTTCAACTCTCGATAGTCGATGCATAAACGCATActgccatccttcttcttcacgaACAAAACTGGAGCGCCCCAGGGGGATACATTGGGGCGAATAAATCTCTTCTCAAGTAATTCCTCAAGTTGCTTCTTTAACTCCTTAAGTTCTGCAGGCGCCATCCTGTAAGGAGCCTTAGATATGTGGCTCGCTCCCGGAATCAAATCAATAGTAAATTCAACTTCTCTATCTGGGGGCAAGCCAGGAAGATCTTCAGGGAAaacatcataaaattttttgaCCACCTGAATATCCTCTAACACTAGCCCTTCTTATTCATCTTCCACCAATGGTGCAAGAAGTCCTTAGCACCCACCCAAGAGTAATTTCCGAGCTTGTAAAGCGGAAATCACATGAGGCAGTGACACAAACTCATTTCCTTCAAAGGTGAACTCAGCTTCACCAGGGATTTTAAGCACTACCCTTTTTGCATAGCAATCAACTATGGCATGGAATTTAGACAAAAAATCCATTCCCAAAATAACATCATAGTCAGTCATACCCATAACATGAAGACGAGCTAGCAACTCATGACCGAAAACAATAATGGGACAGTCCTCACATGCTCTACTAAGAACAATATCATCTCCCAAAGGGGTGGCAACACACAAATCATACTAAAAAATAGTAACATGCAAAATATGCTTCCGAATAAAAGCAGACGAGATAAATGAATGTGTAACTCTAGAATCAAATAAGACACAAGCATATGCTGAATAAACTGATAATATACCTGACACCACTGCATTTGAGGCATGTGCATCCTCCTGAGTTAACGCATAAACACGTCCTTGTGTCTTCGGCCTACCTGCCTTTTGCTGAGTTGAGGATGACGGTTGTTCACTGATTACCTCCTTTCCTGAATGCTGACCCACAGAACCCTGAGATTTAGGTGCTGGTACATGTCTAGAATTTTGAACAGTAGAGGATCTTTGTGCTCTAGAAGACTGCATCTGTGGACACTTAGCAATATGGTGCTCCAGACTGCCACACCTGTAACATGCCCCTGTAGCACGCCTACAATCCTTAGGGTCATGCGCACCTCCACAAGTAGAGCATTTCTTCTGGTCAGAACAAGAAAAAGCAGGTGGCAATCCTCGAGATCTCTGAGCTGGAGACTCACCCACTGTTTGAGACTTACTCTGACCTGCATCAGACCTAGACCTTCCTCCATTCCCAGACTTATGATTTCCCTGGTTGTCAAaacttctttctctcttcttctgaaATCTTCTGTTTTGATCTCTAGTGTCACCCCAAACTGTGTCCAATGACTTAGCGCGCCCTACAACCTCTGCATAACTGGTTAGGTGTAAAGCGGCTAAACCACTCCGGATGTGTGCTTGTAAGCCTCCCTCAAAGCGCTGGGCCCTGCTCTGATCATCATCAACCAACTTAGGAGCATACCTAGAAAGTCTGTCAAACTCCATCTTATACTCATCAACAGTCATATTTCCCTGAGTCAAGTTAATGAACTTCCTCTCAAACTGCACCATCTTATCTCTAGTGAAGTATTTACAGAAAAGGGCTTCCCTcagttgcttccaagattcgaACTCCTTTCCCTGACGAATGCAAAGTTCTCCTCTGTACCAGTGGTTTGCCTGGCCCTTGAGCATGTACACTCCGAACCtaagtttttcttcttcattgcaCTTCATCACTGCAAAAgctttctccatttcttctaccCAAACTTTTACGTCATCAAGATTGGTAGTGCCCTCAAACGGTAGTGGACCAGATCTTTTGAATTCCATAATAGTTTTCTCCTTAGGCTCTTGAGGAGATGGCGGAGCAGGAGTAGGTGCCGATGGTGGGGATGGTGCTGCTGCTTGTTGCTGTCTCTGGTCACGCACCATCCCTACCACTTCTCGAACTAGCTCCATCATAGCTTCATCTTTGTCCACCCTTCCGGTCCCTCCTTCAGTGGGGGCATCCACAGAAGTCGATGCCCTCCCAAACAACTCTCCAACACTCCTACTAGCAGCTCTACAAGGTGCCATTCTGCGAGGTAAACCCaatcaaaatcaatcaaaactctaaaagTTTAACTAACTTCCGAGAATGCAAAGCTAACACAAAAGTCACCCTAGCAGTCTAAATCAGGAAGTCTATCAGGAATACTAGGATCAAGATTAACTGAGaatgctctgataccactaaatttgtcacgccccaaacCCGGCCCGCCAGGCTTAgtgcactgacaaacggccgcacaccaACCAAGCCGAGGTccagtaggcatgcaaggcctcaaaacctgttctcAAAATCACAAAACCTAACAGAGAAGCAAAACtagaaacaagaacaaagttcaacactaaaagaaataactaaatgTTTGCACAGTCAATacaactttatttaaataaaacctatgcccacaacaaacgggacttattacatgctaataagATTGACGGTGACCCAACGATccctgctaagctatccgccactcacccttactcttgatctgaaaaaaattaacaacaatatttatgagcttgacaacccagtaagcaccactaaaaatattgggatcatttacacaaaatcataatttgttgaaaatgcaaaataataaatgtaatttGTTTCAAGTAAACACCAATATCAAACactaagcatataggtcccccaaacgactattgccaaaacaaaatcgcaaaattcatatatttaccctcggtgacccgagacaaaattatcaaaagccatatttttaccctcggtgacacgTGCCAAAATTATCGAAGGCCAATATTCTTCACCGATggcaagcggtgggaaactataatttctagaacaaaatacgtgtcgacacggtcagtgtttaaccaccagtgacagggttattgcatagtcAGTCGGGGACTAgttttttatatcaaagtaCTTTATATTCGCAAAACGATGAACTAACCAAAATTCAGAACATGCAAAGTACAAGAATTTACAGTAACATGATGCcattttgtcatatcaaaatacaccagttaatggaatgcaaacatgaatagataataaaaataataatattctttaatcaaaaattaaataaatacctgaaattcaaaataaataaataaatacataatctgaactttaaacacatgaattattcacaatttaaacaaatatcgaaattcagaaattttaaataattataaatcaatacagtatataaaatttcagaagatatgaaatttcaggaaagaaaaaaaaatcaggatttaaatgaattatctcgaaatttaaaatttaaaaaaatgaagatttcaCCGCACATGTAAACACATCAGATTCTAAAGAAGATaatcaatttgaaatattaaataagttaaaataatttcgaaaatagtattaattatataaacaacatttgaataataaacagaaacctaattatcacaaaataaatatataaaataccgattttcacaaatttatctAGTTTCAAAAGGTCTATATATGTAGTATATTTTATATGTGGATGCTTACCTAAATGTCTCCCAACTCCAAGACTCCAAATCAGATTATCAAAATCAAGCACTCGAAGGAAGCTCTGACAAACATAAAACTAATGAATACATATTAAATTCCTTAGGGTAATCTATGGAGTGGAAACTAAGAATGAGAATAAGCAAGATCTCACAACCACAATTAAAATTTCAAGCATCTAACTTGGATTTCTCGTCACAAAATTCAACGGGGAAAATATCAAGAGCCTGCCGCCAAGGTCACCACATCACACGAGAGGAGGTAGGGTTTCTTCCAGTTTTCTACTCtccttttatttaaaacaacaaaacaaatatcCTCGCTCGGGCGTTACGGAACTATAAATCATATTCAGGAGGCTGGGATTAGATAAGGATCTccctttaaaatataaataaatagataaacttaactaaaagtaatttaaatttatttaagagAACGGGTCTACatttttaatgcaaataaaGTAGTTGAGATGATATGATGTATAGCAGATATTTCTGCATTTCTGTTTCACTTTAGCAGATTTTATGCTTTTTAGTTTCAAAATTATGCTGTATAAATTGATGGTTTTGTTGCTCAATAAAATTGGAGTTTTGCAATTCCCAAATACCGAAATACCTCTCCTTGTCCTTGAATACGAACAATGTGCTTGCGTAACTTAcatatctttcttatttttcaatgggATTTTGCACAtatatcttcaaaatatttGCAATTGCTAATATCTTTAGAATTCTTTTAAGTATTAGACGTAGGGGTTTTTTAAAACTAAAGAGAAtttcaaatgcaaaataataaaaataataaaaatcttttttacatataattattttttaagtttaggaTGCTACTTGAAGCGGTGATCAAACAGGAGAAACTAAGAAAATACTTTGAATCCTTCGGTGTTATCTAATATTTATTCAATACCAAGATTGAGATGCACCACCGTGCATTTCTTGGGTTGATCTTAATTATGTATGTACTTTTGATTAAAATGTATGTACTTTTTGTATTAGATTTTATCTTAAGGGTGCAAAGAAAGTTgctactttttatttttcaatttattattaaaattacttaATATCTTCGTCAACAGCAGCTCATCTCAGTTTCAGTCCTAAGAGTGATTCAATTTTGTCTGATTGTGATTGTGTTGATCTCTATTACCTCTTCGCAGTTGGTGGGTGtgtgttgttgttggtggtgatgccgtcctatttttttttgttatttttatcatttctgTGTATTGTCTTTTTCAATTCACATTTTTcctgttttattttgtttgactttttaataaatttatgttttatttattttaataaaaaaaacaaatgtaaataatattttacataggccaagaaaaacaaatacacaTTCTCCAATGAAATAATCCATCCCAACAACCATGAGAAACAAATTAGGTCAAACTTCAACATCCCACACCAAATACATCATTAATATTTTGACAAGATCGACTTACAAATCATCCAGGTGGCACTGAATTATTTAGTAAACTATAACAAGTGAAAAGACATTACTCAATGTCACGGACACCAATTCAACATAAAACCATTGCATTTAAGTTTTCTAGTAAACTTCAACACGCCATTGATCATTTTTTACCAACTCGGCTAGCATATCTGTCCAATGCTCACCTCTTTCCTGAGCAATTCTCTCAAACGTCTTCAGAATTTCAGGCATCATCGTTTGCAATCCAGCAAAGTATATATATGCACCCCGATTCAAAAGTGAGAAAATTTGATCACCGTTTTGATAGATGACGTCAGCTACAGAGGTATTATGGTCAGCCATGGCCTTCTGATACCTGGATGTCAATGACCATTAATTGCAGGTGATTAATAAACGTTGACACCAAAAAGTTCAATTTGTTTAActcaaatgaaaatatataccTAAAGTGGATAGGGTGGGTCATCAAGATTTGGGTGAATTCCCCATTGTGGAGGAGA includes:
- the LOC120271656 gene encoding uncharacterized protein LOC120271656, giving the protein MAPCRAASRSVGELFGRASTSVDAPTEGGTGRVDKDEAMMELVREVVGMVRDQRQQQAAAPSPPSAPTPAPPSPQEPKEKTIMEFKRSGPLPFEGTTNLDDVKVWVEEMEKAFAVMKCNEEEKLRFGVYMLKGQANHWYRGELCIRQGKEFESWKQLREALFCKYFTRDKMVQFERKFINLTQGNMTVDEYKMEFDRLSRYAPKLVDDDQSRAQRFEGGLQAHIRSGLAALHLTSYAEVVGRAKSLDTVWGDTRDQNRRFQKKRERSFDNQGNHKSGNGGRSRSDAGQSKSQTVGESPAQRSRGLPPAFSCSDQKKCSTCGGAHDPKDCRRATGACYRCGSLEHHIAKCPQMQSSRAQRSSTVQNSRHVPAPKSQGSVGQHSGKEVISEQPSSSTQQKAGRPKTQGRVYALTQEDAHASNAVVSGILSYDLCVATPLGDDIVLSRACEDCPIIVFGHELLARLHVMGMTDYDVILGMDFLSKFHAIVDCYAKRVVLKIPGEAEFTFEGNEFVSLPHVISALQARKLLLGGC